Proteins encoded together in one Anaerotignum propionicum DSM 1682 window:
- a CDS encoding pseudouridine-5'-phosphate glycosidase produces MNNLEKYLTITPEIQEAIANNKPVVALESTILSHGMPYPENVAFAHKVEEIVRGEGAIPATTAIINGKLKVGLTADELELMCKAENVGKVSRRDVAVYLATGKVGATTVATTMMIAAMAGIQVFATGGIGGVHRGATETMDISADLQELAHTPVAVICAGAKSLLDIGLTLEYLETMGVPVVGVDTDDFPAFYCRKSGFKVDFNAKDEKLIAKILKTKWDLNLEGGAVIANPIPAEYELDFNEIESVIQRALELAKEQGIRGKETTPFLLKHIKEMTEGVSFASNLQLAYNNARVASKIAVELAKLD; encoded by the coding sequence ATGAATAATTTAGAAAAATACTTGACCATTACACCTGAAATTCAAGAAGCAATTGCGAACAACAAGCCTGTTGTTGCTTTGGAGAGTACAATTTTAAGCCATGGAATGCCTTATCCAGAAAATGTTGCATTCGCCCATAAGGTAGAAGAAATCGTGCGTGGTGAAGGTGCAATCCCAGCTACCACAGCAATCATTAATGGTAAGCTTAAGGTTGGTTTGACTGCGGATGAATTGGAGCTTATGTGCAAAGCAGAGAATGTAGGCAAGGTTAGCCGTCGTGATGTTGCGGTTTACTTAGCAACAGGTAAGGTAGGAGCTACTACAGTTGCAACGACAATGATGATTGCAGCTATGGCTGGTATCCAAGTTTTTGCCACAGGTGGCATTGGCGGTGTGCATAGAGGTGCCACAGAAACCATGGACATTAGTGCAGATTTGCAGGAGTTGGCTCATACACCGGTAGCCGTAATTTGTGCAGGAGCAAAATCTTTGCTGGATATTGGACTCACTTTGGAATATTTGGAAACAATGGGCGTGCCCGTTGTTGGCGTTGATACGGATGATTTCCCAGCGTTCTATTGCAGAAAGAGCGGGTTTAAGGTTGACTTTAACGCAAAAGATGAAAAGCTTATTGCAAAGATATTAAAAACAAAATGGGATTTAAATCTCGAAGGTGGTGCAGTTATTGCAAATCCAATTCCTGCCGAATATGAATTGGATTTCAATGAAATAGAAAGTGTTATTCAGCGTGCGTTGGAGTTAGCCAAGGAGCAGGGCATTCGTGGAAAAGAGACTACTCCATTCCTCCTGAAGCACATTAAAGAAATGACAGAAGGCGTTTCTTTTGCTTCCAACTTACAGCTAGCTTATAATAATGCAAGAGTTGCTTCAAAAATTGCTGTGGAGCTTGCAAAGCTTGATTGA
- a CDS encoding radical SAM protein, producing MEQGVFQIGPIRPPSEANSLLLRVTENCPWNKCKFCMLYKNSTFHTRPVAEVKKDIDVMAEYRDRILAHMHQGEYDMQAIRQEYLSMPTDDARICYQMVFTWLTEGDRQAIFLQDANTLVLRPEWLIEIVSYVRERFPEIQRITSYGRANTLARISQEDFKRLREAGLDRIHSGYESGSDKVLQLISKGATQEDEIIGGKKVKEAGIELSIYFMPGVGGKALSDENAIETAKVINEVNPDFVRLRTFILRTGSLMEELRDAGLYQEQRDIDKLVEIRKMLAHIDPKRAHGKLTSDHIINLLQEVTGYLDKDLSSMLEYIDTFLALPDREQKQYQLARRMGFPLDWKYLYRLQPQDQARVEEMSKNIVDEKEWEALLHRFTDRYI from the coding sequence ATGGAACAGGGAGTATTTCAAATTGGCCCCATTCGTCCACCCAGTGAAGCAAACAGCCTATTGCTTCGGGTGACGGAAAACTGTCCTTGGAATAAATGTAAATTTTGTATGTTATATAAGAACAGCACATTTCATACACGGCCTGTGGCTGAGGTTAAAAAAGATATTGATGTTATGGCGGAATATCGAGATAGAATCCTAGCACATATGCATCAGGGTGAGTATGACATGCAGGCCATTCGTCAGGAATATCTATCCATGCCCACTGATGATGCAAGAATTTGTTATCAAATGGTTTTTACTTGGCTGACAGAAGGGGATAGGCAAGCAATTTTTTTGCAGGATGCAAATACACTGGTTTTGCGCCCCGAGTGGCTGATTGAGATTGTCAGTTATGTCAGAGAACGTTTTCCGGAAATTCAGCGGATTACCTCATATGGCAGGGCAAATACTTTAGCACGCATATCTCAGGAAGATTTTAAACGTTTGCGAGAAGCGGGACTGGATCGTATCCATTCAGGGTATGAATCGGGTTCTGATAAAGTTTTACAATTGATATCAAAAGGAGCCACCCAAGAAGATGAAATTATCGGCGGCAAAAAGGTAAAGGAAGCCGGTATCGAGCTTTCCATTTATTTTATGCCTGGTGTGGGCGGCAAAGCCTTATCTGATGAAAATGCCATTGAGACGGCGAAGGTTATCAATGAAGTGAATCCGGATTTTGTACGTTTACGTACATTCATATTAAGAACGGGTTCTTTGATGGAAGAACTAAGAGATGCAGGATTGTATCAGGAGCAAAGGGATATTGATAAATTAGTAGAAATCAGGAAGATGCTTGCCCATATTGACCCCAAAAGAGCACATGGAAAGCTTACCAGTGATCATATTATTAATTTATTGCAAGAAGTAACAGGTTATTTAGATAAAGATTTATCTTCAATGCTGGAATATATCGATACTTTTTTAGCTCTTCCTGATAGGGAGCAAAAGCAATATCAGCTGGCAAGGCGCATGGGTTTCCCTTTAGATTGGAAATATCTATATCGCTTACAGCCTCAGGATCAGGCTCGTGTGGAAGAGATGTCCAAAAATATTGTTGATGAGAAGGAATGGGAGGCTCTGCTTCACCGTTTTACAGATAGATATATTTAA
- a CDS encoding FeoB-associated Cys-rich membrane protein, translating to MDKEAIFTTVIPIILILGMVYYNMRKMQKNLNKMKNDCGGGCSGCAHSSNCNKPEKEDEKS from the coding sequence TTGGATAAGGAAGCGATTTTTACCACGGTAATTCCAATTATTTTAATACTTGGAATGGTGTACTATAATATGCGTAAAATGCAAAAGAATTTGAATAAAATGAAAAATGATTGCGGCGGAGGATGTAGTGGATGCGCCCATAGTAGCAACTGCAATAAGCCGGAAAAGGAAGACGAGAAAAGCTGA
- a CDS encoding hydrolase: MAEKNIPRIDSRLRKHIVTMPEEIWSASGIVIWGKRIKSLIFSTDIAIIRNCNADAVLAVYPFTPQQIIADAIVSASSIPVFCGVGGGTTTGPRVVMLAKDAEALGAMGVVVNAPTSNSVIQHIHEIIDIPIIVTVLDADSDIDGRLAAGTSILNVSAAGRTPDVVRAIRAKYPSVPIIATGGPTRESIKQTIEAGANAISFTPPTAMDLFHGLMSRYRTEHEEQQKTKSTES; encoded by the coding sequence ATGGCTGAAAAAAACATCCCCCGTATTGATAGTAGATTAAGAAAGCATATTGTAACAATGCCAGAGGAAATTTGGAGTGCCAGTGGTATTGTTATTTGGGGAAAACGCATCAAGTCGTTAATATTTTCAACCGACATTGCGATTATCCGAAACTGTAATGCCGATGCAGTTCTGGCAGTATATCCTTTTACACCTCAGCAAATCATTGCAGATGCCATTGTTTCTGCTTCCAGCATCCCTGTTTTTTGTGGCGTAGGCGGTGGTACCACAACAGGCCCTCGAGTTGTTATGCTGGCAAAAGATGCTGAAGCATTAGGCGCCATGGGTGTGGTCGTCAATGCTCCCACCAGCAACTCAGTCATTCAGCATATCCATGAAATTATTGACATACCCATTATTGTCACTGTGCTTGATGCTGACAGTGACATAGACGGTAGATTGGCGGCGGGCACAAGTATACTAAACGTATCGGCTGCTGGGCGAACCCCCGATGTGGTTCGTGCCATTCGTGCCAAATACCCTTCCGTGCCTATTATTGCAACAGGTGGTCCCACTAGAGAGAGCATTAAGCAAACCATTGAAGCAGGTGCAAATGCCATCAGCTTTACACCACCAACAGCAATGGATTTATTCCATGGACTAATGAGCCGTTACCGTACGGAGCATGAAGAACAGCAAAAAACAAAGTCTACAGAATCTTAA
- a CDS encoding hemolysin family protein has protein sequence METVIGLAISIILNMVLLFLLWKLQEEKKRSIITEEGIRMMVDAGGDNGSIDETEKKMINNIFDLGNTSVGEIATHRTDIVAIPADASIMEIVEVISEEKYSRIVVYDDNIDNIIGLFHVKDVVKFFIADNHNITNFDLKEVLKKPYFVPFSKKTDELFTEMQRDKVHMAIVIDEYGGTAGLVTMEDLLEEIVGNIFDEYDLEEEEDISVVDEKAYRINGTTDLSDVEELLDITFEDGENYDTLGGYLIGRLGRIPEEEEKPEIHVANWLFRIENIEEKRIDKVYALRLEEEQTTNHEKAM, from the coding sequence TTGGAAACCGTTATTGGTTTGGCCATATCTATCATTCTGAATATGGTTTTGCTTTTTTTATTATGGAAATTACAAGAAGAAAAAAAGCGATCAATCATTACAGAAGAAGGAATCCGCATGATGGTAGATGCCGGAGGGGATAATGGTAGTATAGATGAAACGGAAAAAAAGATGATAAACAATATTTTTGATTTGGGGAATACCTCAGTAGGAGAGATTGCTACCCATAGAACGGATATTGTTGCAATTCCTGCGGATGCTTCCATTATGGAAATAGTGGAGGTCATTTCAGAGGAAAAATATTCTCGTATCGTTGTTTATGATGACAATATCGATAATATTATTGGACTGTTTCATGTAAAGGATGTTGTAAAGTTTTTCATTGCTGATAACCACAATATAACCAATTTTGACCTGAAAGAAGTTTTGAAAAAACCCTATTTTGTTCCGTTTTCAAAAAAGACAGATGAATTATTTACTGAAATGCAAAGAGATAAGGTTCATATGGCAATTGTCATTGATGAATATGGTGGAACAGCGGGGCTAGTCACCATGGAGGACTTGCTGGAAGAGATTGTCGGTAATATTTTTGATGAATATGACTTGGAAGAGGAAGAAGATATTAGCGTGGTTGATGAAAAAGCATATCGCATCAATGGAACAACAGATTTGTCTGATGTGGAAGAATTGTTGGATATAACTTTTGAAGATGGAGAAAATTATGACACGTTAGGTGGATACTTAATTGGCCGTCTGGGGAGAATCCCTGAAGAAGAGGAAAAACCTGAAATTCATGTGGCAAATTGGTTGTTTCGCATAGAGAACATTGAGGAAAAGCGGATAGATAAGGTTTATGCCTTACGCTTAGAAGAGGAACAAACGACAAATCATGAAAAAGCTATGTAA
- a CDS encoding ferritin: MLDKKVIELLNSQINKEFFSAYLYLDFANFFESKGLEGFANWYKVQAQEERDHAMLFYQYLQNNNQRVDFQAIGKPDVEMESLMDPLKAALAHEEYVTDSIHTIYTAAQEVHDYRTLQFLDWFVKEQGEEETNANNLITKMELFGSDAKGLYMLDNELKARVYAAPSLVL, encoded by the coding sequence ATGTTAGATAAAAAAGTAATAGAACTCTTAAATTCACAAATCAACAAGGAATTTTTTTCTGCTTACCTGTATTTGGATTTTGCAAACTTCTTTGAATCCAAAGGCTTAGAGGGATTTGCAAATTGGTATAAGGTTCAAGCACAGGAAGAAAGAGACCATGCAATGCTCTTTTATCAATACTTGCAAAATAATAACCAACGTGTGGATTTTCAGGCTATCGGTAAACCTGATGTAGAAATGGAATCGTTGATGGATCCTTTAAAGGCTGCATTAGCCCATGAGGAATATGTTACTGATTCTATTCATACCATCTACACAGCTGCCCAAGAGGTTCACGACTATCGTACCCTTCAATTCTTGGATTGGTTTGTAAAAGAACAGGGTGAAGAAGAAACAAATGCCAATAATTTAATTACGAAGATGGAGTTGTTTGGCAGTGATGCAAAAGGCCTTTATATGCTGGATAATGAATTGAAGGCAAGAGTATATGCGGCACCTTCATTGGTACTTTAA
- a CDS encoding DUF4397 domain-containing protein, which translates to MCENKVAGMQTYVGRMLPLPIPEDELWKLEQEVLTPAINLEPIRKILPEINIIPDVKDMEIPIIAGITLYSYLNFFNALVSVPAIDIYINGKKVISNLKYKEFTEYYVVFPGYYRIQIFEAGQMEDEFTTTIINLIGYRVYAVTISGLESHACLLLVNDCIYPIPEDYAYLRFVQISPNAPLLKVYLDDNLILTELDYKEISRYLSATAKVHDITFRDYISDQILLEVHDFSMESETAYTAYTLGDFFSEEGLQIVIAKDGISHLTF; encoded by the coding sequence ATGTGTGAAAATAAAGTGGCAGGAATGCAAACTTATGTGGGAAGAATGCTGCCTCTACCAATACCTGAAGATGAACTTTGGAAGCTTGAACAGGAAGTCCTGACACCTGCAATAAATCTTGAACCAATACGAAAAATATTACCTGAAATTAATATTATTCCCGACGTAAAAGATATGGAAATACCAATTATTGCCGGAATCACACTATATAGCTATCTGAACTTTTTTAATGCCTTAGTGTCTGTCCCTGCTATTGATATATATATAAATGGAAAAAAAGTTATTTCAAACCTAAAATATAAAGAATTTACTGAATATTATGTGGTTTTCCCCGGATACTACCGCATTCAAATTTTTGAAGCTGGTCAAATGGAAGACGAGTTTACCACAACGATAATTAATTTGATTGGCTATCGCGTTTATGCCGTTACAATTTCTGGGCTAGAGAGTCATGCATGCCTGCTTTTGGTAAATGACTGTATTTATCCTATTCCTGAGGATTATGCATACTTACGTTTTGTTCAGATTTCTCCCAATGCACCGTTGTTAAAAGTATATCTCGACGATAATCTTATTTTGACAGAATTAGATTACAAAGAAATCAGCAGATATTTATCCGCAACGGCCAAAGTGCATGATATAACATTTAGGGACTATATTTCAGATCAAATTTTGCTAGAGGTACATGATTTTAGTATGGAGAGTGAGACTGCTTACACAGCCTATACTTTAGGTGATTTTTTTTCAGAGGAAGGTCTACAAATAGTAATCGCTAAGGATGGTATCAGTCACCTAACATTTTAA
- a CDS encoding type IV pilus twitching motility protein PilT, whose protein sequence is MFSFLEILKQTMDLGASDIFIVAGKPLSYKKGKMIYQLNEEKVMPDYSRHLVEEAYNLAQRELTRLAADGDDDFALSVPNLARLRISCYKQRGSLAAVLRIVAYGIPNYQSIGIPEQVLALANQKKGLILVTGSAGNGKSTTLACILQRINETRSNHIITLEDPIEFLYRNEKSIFSQREIGLDTANFVTALRSSLRQSPDVILVGEMGDYETIQISMAAAETGHLILSTLHTVGAVNTIDRIIDIFPPNQQQQVRIQLSMVLKTVVSQQLIPAIDDTLIPVFEIMHMNNAVRNMIRDSKVHQIESVIGMSGEEGMVSMDNSLYELVLNGKILAETALQYALHPELLDKRIRMNLKR, encoded by the coding sequence ATGTTTTCATTTTTAGAGATTTTGAAGCAGACAATGGATTTGGGTGCATCTGATATTTTTATTGTTGCCGGCAAACCGCTGTCCTATAAAAAAGGGAAAATGATTTATCAATTAAATGAGGAAAAGGTCATGCCTGATTACTCCAGGCATTTGGTGGAAGAGGCATATAATCTTGCCCAGCGTGAATTAACACGTCTGGCAGCGGATGGGGATGATGATTTTGCACTATCTGTTCCAAACTTAGCAAGACTAAGGATAAGTTGCTATAAACAAAGAGGGTCCCTTGCGGCGGTTTTGCGCATCGTGGCCTATGGTATTCCCAATTATCAATCAATAGGGATACCCGAACAAGTTTTGGCTTTGGCTAATCAAAAAAAAGGCTTAATTCTGGTGACGGGTTCTGCTGGGAATGGAAAATCAACAACTCTCGCATGTATTTTGCAAAGAATAAATGAGACAAGAAGTAACCATATCATTACCCTAGAAGATCCTATTGAATTTTTGTACCGCAATGAAAAGTCCATTTTTAGTCAGCGGGAAATTGGTCTTGATACCGCAAATTTTGTAACTGCTTTGCGTTCCAGCTTACGTCAATCTCCTGATGTGATTTTGGTTGGTGAAATGGGAGATTATGAAACCATACAAATTTCAATGGCGGCCGCTGAAACAGGACATCTTATTCTTTCTACACTACATACGGTGGGAGCAGTAAATACCATAGACAGAATTATTGATATTTTTCCACCAAACCAACAGCAACAAGTTCGTATCCAGTTGTCAATGGTTTTAAAAACCGTGGTTTCTCAGCAGCTTATCCCTGCTATTGATGATACATTGATTCCTGTTTTCGAAATTATGCATATGAATAATGCAGTACGAAATATGATTAGGGATTCTAAAGTTCATCAAATTGAATCAGTAATCGGGATGTCGGGGGAAGAAGGTATGGTTTCAATGGACAACAGCTTGTACGAATTGGTTTTAAACGGTAAGATTTTGGCAGAAACGGCGTTGCAATATGCCCTACATCCGGAGCTTTTAGATAAACGAATTCGTATGAACCTAAAGAGATAA
- a CDS encoding BTAD domain-containing putative transcriptional regulator: MGEEFRVTLLGEFTIEYGNSIISDQTNRSKKVWTLMEYIIVHRKRFITQDELIELLWSESNSRDPINTLKVLMHRVRAALDELDFDNSRRMILYRNGAYGWNQDYKCITDADEFQRLIYESELETEDVSRKISLLLQAESLYKGHFLQKKASESWVIPIGTFYRSLYNRVVADLAKLLFEHKKYEQLSAICQKAILLEPYEEQLYIYFIQVLICTGHLEKALDLYHHVADLFMKELGITPSEEFLALYKDVVRTIKTPEMNLEVIKNKLDESKDEIGSVYCEYEFFKLVYHLESKNIGRTGVTSNLCLISVVDKNAISIPTSRVLNRAMDALRTTIQYNIRGGDAFARYSVNQYLIILSNTTDETSNMVAQRLLKAFRTEFPNINIILNYSIQQITPSSDRFR; the protein is encoded by the coding sequence GTGGGCGAAGAATTTAGAGTAACGTTATTAGGTGAATTTACCATTGAATACGGAAATAGTATTATTTCCGATCAAACAAACCGATCAAAGAAAGTGTGGACATTAATGGAATATATTATTGTTCACCGAAAACGATTTATAACCCAGGATGAATTGATAGAGTTGCTATGGTCTGAAAGCAATTCTAGGGATCCAATTAACACATTAAAGGTGCTGATGCACCGCGTTAGAGCTGCTTTAGATGAGCTGGATTTTGATAATAGCCGTCGCATGATATTGTATCGGAATGGAGCCTATGGCTGGAATCAGGATTATAAATGTATCACAGATGCCGATGAATTTCAAAGATTAATTTATGAAAGCGAATTGGAAACAGAAGACGTTTCACGAAAGATTTCCCTGTTACTACAGGCAGAAAGCCTTTATAAAGGCCATTTTTTGCAAAAAAAGGCTTCCGAATCTTGGGTTATACCAATTGGAACCTTTTATCGATCATTATATAATCGAGTTGTGGCTGATTTGGCTAAATTACTTTTTGAGCATAAAAAATATGAGCAGCTTTCTGCAATTTGCCAAAAGGCCATTCTATTAGAACCATATGAAGAGCAATTATATATTTATTTCATACAAGTATTGATTTGTACAGGACATTTAGAAAAAGCCTTGGATTTATACCATCATGTGGCGGATTTGTTTATGAAGGAGTTGGGAATAACTCCATCGGAGGAGTTTTTGGCGTTATATAAAGATGTGGTTAGAACAATTAAAACTCCTGAAATGAATCTGGAAGTAATAAAAAACAAGCTGGATGAAAGCAAAGATGAAATCGGAAGTGTGTATTGTGAGTATGAATTTTTTAAGCTAGTTTACCATTTGGAGTCTAAAAACATCGGAAGAACAGGAGTCACCTCAAATTTGTGTTTAATCTCAGTTGTAGACAAAAATGCCATTAGCATTCCTACCAGCAGAGTTTTAAACCGTGCAATGGATGCACTAAGAACCACAATTCAGTACAACATACGAGGTGGGGACGCATTTGCCAGATACAGTGTAAATCAATATTTGATTATATTGTCAAATACCACTGATGAAACGTCAAATATGGTGGCTCAGCGATTGCTGAAAGCCTTTCGGACGGAATTTCCTAATATAAATATCATTCTAAATTATTCGATTCAGCAAATTACACCAAGCTCAGATCGTTTTAGATAA
- a CDS encoding methyl-accepting chemotaxis protein has translation MKVFTKSIARKMILATVVPLVILFFILIIVVSGHVKKSINQQSNEVIKTTSNSASWQINQYLAKYLSLVETGSNDSMFKNLMVKATRETNVKDFPEFPDVLNELKELAKIDTTNIQAVWMADLDSSQLIMSDGYVSQLGGDWVITQRPWYIKMMEKKGLSLSEPYVDVSTQKLVVTIAIPVYSNGQMVGAFGIDMALDQVSTILGSLKLGDTGYFCFVTETNTIIYHPNGDYVMKNIDDLPITDDVKSFVKSPSTSVVEYEIDGKALCGFTSSVGDTGWRVISTIPKDEVDIPYIEMRTILYSIIAVIMLILCAVIYITAKKMINPLRKLVAASDRIAAGDLDVEIDINTHDETAFLAESFDKTVVRLKGYIAYINEISELLRQLGTGNFNLEFKQSYEGEFAVIKDALVSTTGMIRETLIQINLAAEQVASGSDQVSSGAQALSQGATEQASSIEELSATMNDISNQIVQTAENATKAKAIAMEASNATTYGQEQMKHMVEAMEDISRTSNEIGKIIKNIDDIAFQTNILALNAAVEAARAGNAGKGFAVVADEVRNLASKSAESAKNTAALIEGSLRAIEKGTKIVNGTAKSLEDIVQGSEQSTRIIQFIADASNEQAQAINQVNLGVEQISAVVQTNSATAEEEAAASEELSAQAQLLKELMSRFILDENGSARSSYSNYSNTKSVEEFDFNSENDDEFKY, from the coding sequence ATGAAAGTGTTTACAAAAAGTATTGCAAGAAAAATGATTTTGGCGACAGTTGTACCTTTAGTTATTTTGTTTTTTATTTTAATTATAGTGGTGTCCGGGCATGTGAAAAAAAGTATTAATCAACAGTCAAATGAGGTAATAAAAACAACCTCCAATAGTGCTTCATGGCAAATTAATCAGTACCTTGCAAAGTATTTATCTTTAGTTGAAACAGGTTCTAATGATTCTATGTTTAAGAATTTAATGGTAAAAGCCACACGTGAAACAAATGTAAAAGATTTTCCTGAGTTTCCCGATGTTTTAAATGAATTGAAAGAACTTGCAAAAATTGATACCACTAATATTCAGGCGGTATGGATGGCCGATCTTGATTCTAGCCAGCTTATCATGTCAGATGGGTATGTATCTCAACTGGGTGGCGATTGGGTGATTACCCAGCGGCCTTGGTACATCAAAATGATGGAGAAAAAAGGATTATCTTTATCTGAGCCTTATGTTGACGTTAGTACACAAAAATTAGTCGTAACAATAGCAATTCCGGTTTATAGCAATGGACAGATGGTAGGTGCTTTTGGTATTGATATGGCTCTGGATCAGGTTTCCACAATCTTAGGCAGTTTAAAATTGGGGGATACTGGTTATTTCTGTTTCGTTACAGAAACCAACACCATAATATATCATCCCAATGGTGACTATGTAATGAAAAACATTGATGACCTTCCAATAACGGATGATGTGAAAAGTTTCGTTAAAAGTCCTTCTACCAGTGTTGTTGAATATGAAATAGATGGGAAGGCACTTTGCGGTTTTACTTCTTCCGTAGGCGATACCGGTTGGAGAGTTATTTCTACAATACCAAAGGATGAGGTTGACATTCCTTACATTGAAATGCGAACAATTTTGTATAGTATCATTGCGGTAATTATGCTTATTCTCTGTGCTGTTATCTATATTACTGCAAAGAAAATGATAAATCCTTTGCGTAAATTAGTGGCTGCTTCTGATAGAATTGCAGCGGGAGACCTTGATGTTGAAATAGATATTAATACCCATGACGAAACGGCTTTCTTAGCTGAATCTTTTGATAAAACGGTCGTTCGATTAAAGGGCTATATCGCATACATAAATGAAATTTCCGAATTGCTGAGACAACTTGGTACTGGTAATTTTAATCTTGAATTTAAGCAAAGCTATGAGGGCGAATTTGCAGTCATTAAAGACGCTTTGGTATCCACTACTGGAATGATTCGAGAGACATTGATTCAAATCAATTTGGCTGCAGAACAGGTTGCTTCTGGTTCCGATCAGGTATCCAGTGGAGCCCAGGCTCTTTCTCAGGGGGCAACAGAACAGGCAAGTTCTATTGAAGAATTGTCTGCAACTATGAATGATATTTCTAACCAGATTGTTCAAACAGCGGAAAATGCAACAAAAGCAAAAGCAATTGCTATGGAAGCATCTAATGCTACTACATATGGGCAAGAGCAGATGAAGCATATGGTTGAAGCGATGGAGGATATTAGCCGTACTTCAAATGAAATTGGAAAGATTATTAAGAATATTGATGATATTGCGTTCCAAACAAATATCCTTGCTTTGAATGCTGCGGTTGAGGCTGCTCGAGCAGGAAACGCAGGAAAAGGCTTTGCGGTAGTTGCAGATGAAGTTCGTAATCTTGCTAGTAAATCTGCTGAAAGCGCAAAGAATACAGCTGCTTTAATCGAAGGTTCTTTAAGAGCTATTGAAAAAGGAACAAAGATTGTAAATGGAACAGCGAAATCTCTAGAAGATATCGTTCAGGGTTCTGAACAGTCAACAAGGATTATCCAATTCATTGCTGATGCTAGCAATGAGCAGGCTCAGGCAATCAATCAGGTTAACCTTGGTGTAGAGCAAATTTCCGCTGTTGTACAAACCAATAGCGCAACGGCTGAGGAAGAGGCCGCGGCAAGTGAAGAGTTGTCTGCACAAGCTCAGTTATTAAAAGAGCTTATGTCAAGATTTATATTAGATGAAAATGGCTCTGCAAGGAGCAGCTATTCAAATTATTCTAATACCAAGAGCGTAGAAGAATTTGATTTCAACAGCGAAAATGACGACGAATTCAAATATTAA
- a CDS encoding thioredoxin family protein produces MKWFGGFFCGIHSANCGTGGEDTLNTVRVDKINVDEEQELAQVFRVMSIPTLVVIKNGKVEKKAIGVQSKQALLSMLQ; encoded by the coding sequence ATGAAATGGTTTGGGGGCTTTTTTTGTGGAATACATAGTGCCAATTGTGGAACAGGTGGTGAAGATACCTTAAATACAGTGAGAGTGGATAAAATCAATGTTGATGAGGAGCAAGAGCTTGCCCAAGTTTTTCGAGTAATGAGTATTCCAACCTTAGTTGTAATTAAAAATGGTAAGGTTGAGAAAAAGGCAATAGGCGTACAGTCTAAACAAGCCCTTTTATCCATGCTTCAATAA
- a CDS encoding nitroreductase family protein — protein sequence MSLISVDSEKCIKCGLCVKECPGFVLKLGKIGPEEVLPEACMICGHCVAVCPKEAIDHIKTPLSRQTSIKNFTQLTPEQGEFFLRSRRSIRNYKETAVEREKLKALVNVAHYAQSGHNLQGVSYVVIEDRSILQKAVAIVIEAFEKYNVLEHITKLYHEEGVDPILRGAPCLFLTTADTSFERARENSIIALTYLELYAPTLGLGSCWAGMLERIAMREGSPLLELFQIPENKKITGAVMVGYPKYTYPRLVDRNPLDVIFVNKDN from the coding sequence TTGAGTTTAATATCTGTAGATTCAGAAAAATGTATTAAATGTGGATTGTGCGTGAAGGAGTGTCCTGGTTTTGTATTGAAGCTTGGTAAAATTGGGCCGGAAGAAGTTTTACCAGAGGCTTGTATGATTTGTGGGCATTGCGTTGCGGTCTGTCCCAAGGAGGCAATAGATCATATAAAAACGCCTTTGTCGAGGCAAACCAGCATAAAAAATTTTACCCAATTAACTCCGGAACAAGGAGAATTCTTTCTTCGATCCAGACGCTCTATTCGTAATTATAAGGAAACGGCTGTGGAAAGAGAAAAACTGAAAGCCCTAGTGAATGTTGCTCATTATGCTCAAAGCGGGCATAACCTCCAGGGTGTATCTTATGTTGTAATAGAGGATAGAAGTATACTTCAGAAGGCAGTTGCCATTGTAATTGAAGCCTTCGAGAAGTATAATGTGCTAGAGCATATTACAAAATTATATCATGAAGAGGGGGTAGACCCTATTTTAAGAGGTGCACCATGCCTTTTTCTTACCACTGCAGATACGAGTTTTGAAAGAGCAAGAGAAAACTCAATTATAGCACTTACTTATTTAGAGCTATATGCCCCAACGTTGGGATTGGGATCTTGTTGGGCGGGAATGCTTGAGAGAATTGCTATGAGGGAAGGTTCACCGCTTTTGGAGTTGTTTCAAATTCCTGAGAATAAGAAAATCACCGGTGCTGTTATGGTGGGATACCCAAAATACACTTATCCAAGATTGGTAGATAGAAATCCACTGGATGTTATTTTTGTAAACAAAGATAATTGA